In Pyrus communis chromosome 8, drPyrComm1.1, whole genome shotgun sequence, one genomic interval encodes:
- the LOC137743409 gene encoding septum-promoting GTP-binding protein 1 yields the protein MKLQLCRKIVHVNFRWCILDRVSIFREFFRFIWDRFLVCSIGKPAARYRRLPSGAISPPPEVLEGVMVADNPTSTSCNVYETDADLVSLKISLLGDCQIGKTSFMSKYVGDEQEDRYLQMAGVNLMDKTLIVQGARISFSIWDVGGDHSSIDHVPIACKDAVAILFMFDLTSRCTLNSVIGWYSQARKWNQTAIPILIGTKFDDFVRLPPDLQWTIITQARAYAKAMKATLFFSSATHNINVNKIFKFILAKLFNLPWKVERNLNIGEPIIDY from the exons ATGAAACTGCAGCTTTGTCGAAAAATTGTTCACGTTAATTTTAGGTGGTGCATACTCGACCGGGTTTCGATTTTCCGGGAGTTTTTCAGATTCATCTGGGACAGGTTTCTTGTTTGTTCGATAGGGAAGCCGGCGGCCAGGTACCGGAGATTGCCCAGCGGAGCTATCTCGCCGCCACCGGAAGTTTTGGAGGGAGTTATGGTGGCGGACAACCCCACAAGTACTAGTTGTAACGTGTATGAGACGGATGCGGATTTGGTGAGCTTGAAGATCAGTTTGCTGGGTGATTGCCAGATTGGAAAGACAAGTTTTATG AGCAAATATGTTGGGGATGAGCAAGAAGATAGATATTTGCAGATGGCAGGAGTAAATTTGATGGATAAGACGTTGATTGTTCAAGGCGCTCGGATTTCGTTTAGCATTTGGGATGTCGGAG GTGACCATAGTTCGATAGATCATGTTCCAATAGCCTGTAAAGATGCAGTAGCAATTTTGTTCATGTTTGATCTTACTAGTAGGTGCACACTAAACAG TGTTATTGGATGGTACAGTCAAGCAAGAAAATGGAACCAG ACAGCAATTCCCATACTAATTGGGACCAAATTTGATGATTTTGTGAGACTTCCTCCAGATCTGCAATGGACAATTATAACCCAG gCCAGGGCTTATGCAAAGGCTATGAAGGCGACCCTTTTCTTCTCGAGTGCAACCCACAACATCAATGTGAACAAGATCTTCAAATTTATCTTGGCCAAGCTTTTTAATTTGCCATGGAAAGTAGAGAGAAATTTGAATATTGGAGAGCCAATCATCGATTATTAA